The window CGGAGCGCCGCCAGCAGCTGCTGGAGATCGGTCGCACGCTCTTCGCGGCGAAGGGTTTCGAAGGCACCTCGGTGGAGGAGATCGCGGCGAAGGCCGGGGTGTCCAAGCCGGTGGTGTACGAGCACTTCGGCGGCAAGGAGGGCCTGTACGCGGTGGTGGTCGACCGTGAGATGCGGCGGCTGCTGGACATGGTGACCGGCTCGCTGACGGCGGGGCATCCCCGTGAGCTGTGCGAGCAGGCCGCGTTCGCGTTGCTGGACTACATCGAGGAGTACACGGACGGCTTCCGGATCCTGGTCCGTGACTCCCCCATCCCGCAGTCGACGGGGTCCTTCGCCTCGCTGATCTCCGACATCGCCACGCAGGTGGAGG of the Streptomyces sp. 1222.5 genome contains:
- a CDS encoding TetR/AcrR family transcriptional regulator, with the protein product MMEAVATDSSSNSGNDKQRRTRRTRMTGAERRQQLLEIGRTLFAAKGFEGTSVEEIAAKAGVSKPVVYEHFGGKEGLYAVVVDREMRRLLDMVTGSLTAGHPRELCEQAAFALLDYIEEYTDGFRILVRDSPIPQSTGSFASLISDIATQVEDILGREFKSRGFDPKLAPLYAQALVGMVALTGQWWLDVRRPKKAEVAAHLVNLAWHGLDGLEQKPRLIGHRKA